The following DNA comes from Desulfuromonas sp..
TCGGATTCCCTTTCAGGGTAATGTTTGCCATGTGGAACCTCCTAAACGTTGAGCAGTTATGATTTACGAACCACCTCAACCCGATAGCCATCGGGGTCGGTAACGAAGTAAAATTTCGCCTGGCCGCCGGCCAGGCCCTTGAGATCGGTCATCTCAAGCCCCATCTCCTTATGCTTCTGGTGAGAACCTTCAAGGTCCTCGACGCTGACCGCGACATGGGAGTAACCATCGCCGATCGTGTAAGGCTCTTCCTGACCATAATTATAGGTCAATTCTATCTCAAAATCAGAACCGGGCGCTTTCAGATAAGAGAGTGTAAAATCTCCGGGAAAATCCTTTTTGCGTGAAATTTCAAAGCCGAAAGCTTCAATGTAGAATTTTTCCGATGCCTCGAGATCGAGTACGCGATAGCAGACATGAATCATCGGGTAATGCATTTCCACCTCCTGTTATGTTCGACTGGCCATGATCGACTCATAGGCCTCGTTGATTTTTTTAAACTTATCCTCCGCAAATTTCTGGAAATCTTCAGGCAAACCCTGAGCTATTACTTTATCAGGATGATATTCGTTTGCGAGTTTTCGATATGCTTTTTTGACTTCGCCATCGGTTGCGGCTTCCGAAAGGCCGAGCATGGCATATAACGGAGAAAGATCATTGACCAACTGTTTATGTAAGTTATTGAAGCTGCCGGTCGGCAGTTTTAATAACTGCGGAGCCAGCTTGAGCAGCCGCTCTTCAGCCGGATGCAGCACGCCATCGGCCATAGCCAGGGTGAAAAGCAATTCATAAAACATCTGGCGGAGTTGCGGTTCGTGATAAAAAACGTGGCCAAACTGGGTCGCATATGCCTCGAATGAGTCATTGGTCGAATCCTTGGCTTGGTTAAAAATCCCTATTGCTACTTCACGGGCCCTGGGCTCAAGCTGAAGATTCTGAGTCATG
Coding sequences within:
- a CDS encoding lactoylglutathione lyase, which gives rise to MHYPMIHVCYRVLDLEASEKFYIEAFGFEISRKKDFPGDFTLSYLKAPGSDFEIELTYNYGQEEPYTIGDGYSHVAVSVEDLEGSHQKHKEMGLEMTDLKGLAGGQAKFYFVTDPDGYRVEVVRKS
- a CDS encoding molecular chaperone DjlA; this translates as MSWIGKIFGGGIGMMLGGPLGAILGAAIGHTLIDQQQSNRSAFSDQERKQALFFTAVFAMLGKMAKADGVVTKDELRVVEKFMTQNLQLEPRAREVAIGIFNQAKDSTNDSFEAYATQFGHVFYHEPQLRQMFYELLFTLAMADGVLHPAEERLLKLAPQLLKLPTGSFNNLHKQLVNDLSPLYAMLGLSEAATDGEVKKAYRKLANEYHPDKVIAQGLPEDFQKFAEDKFKKINEAYESIMASRT